A genomic region of Dactylococcopsis salina PCC 8305 contains the following coding sequences:
- a CDS encoding type II toxin-antitoxin system RelE/ParE family toxin: MKIGWTPKSLRSFKRLIRKNPHLIPLLEKTLKQLSENPFHPTLRTHKLKGELEEIWSCSINYQYRILFEFVRNTQEEDAILLLNLGTHDEVY; this comes from the coding sequence ATGAAAATTGGCTGGACTCCCAAATCATTGCGTTCTTTTAAGCGTTTAATTCGCAAAAATCCTCATCTCATACCTCTTCTTGAAAAAACTTTAAAGCAACTATCCGAGAACCCTTTTCACCCTACCTTACGCACTCATAAACTCAAAGGTGAGTTAGAAGAAATTTGGTCTTGTTCAATTAACTATCAGTATCGCATTCTATTTGAATTCGTTAGGAATACCCAAGAGGAAGATGCGATTTTATTACTGAATTTAGGAACACATGATGAAGTATATTAA
- a CDS encoding NAD(P)H-quinone oxidoreductase subunit H — MAKIETRTEPMVLNMGPHHPSMHGVLRLIVTLDGEDVVDCEPVIGYLHRGMEKIAENRTNVMYVPYVSRWDYAAGMFNEAITVNAPEKLADIEVPKRAQYIRVIMLELNRIANHLLWLGPFLADVGAQTPFFYIFRERELIYDLWEAASGSRLINNNYFRVGGVAVDLPYGWLDKCIDFCDYFAEKVDEYEKLITNNPIFRRRLEGIGVITREEAINWGLSGPMLRGSGVKWDLRKVDHYECYDDFDWEIHWETAGDCFARYLVRVREMRESLKIIRQACAGIPGGPYENLEARRMAEGKKSQWNDFDYQYIAKKMAPTFKIPEGEHYVRLESGKGELGIFLVGNDNVFPWRWKIRAPDFNNLQILPHLLKGMKVADIMAILGSIDVIMGSVDR; from the coding sequence ATGGCAAAGATCGAAACTAGAACCGAACCCATGGTGTTAAACATGGGACCTCACCATCCCTCAATGCACGGTGTTCTCCGCCTCATCGTCACCCTAGATGGGGAAGACGTGGTAGATTGTGAACCCGTCATTGGTTATCTCCATCGAGGAATGGAAAAAATAGCGGAAAATCGGACAAACGTGATGTACGTTCCATACGTGAGTCGTTGGGATTATGCGGCGGGAATGTTCAACGAAGCGATTACCGTTAATGCACCAGAAAAACTCGCGGATATTGAAGTTCCCAAACGCGCTCAATATATCCGTGTGATCATGCTCGAATTAAACCGCATTGCCAACCATTTACTGTGGTTAGGACCCTTTTTAGCGGATGTGGGCGCACAAACGCCATTTTTCTACATTTTCCGCGAACGGGAACTGATTTACGACCTTTGGGAAGCTGCCAGTGGGTCCCGATTAATCAATAATAACTACTTCCGTGTGGGAGGAGTTGCGGTTGATTTACCTTATGGATGGTTAGATAAATGTATCGACTTCTGCGATTATTTCGCTGAGAAAGTAGATGAATACGAAAAGCTAATCACCAATAACCCGATTTTCCGTCGTCGTTTAGAAGGAATTGGTGTTATTACCCGTGAAGAAGCGATTAACTGGGGATTATCCGGTCCGATGTTACGCGGGTCTGGGGTAAAATGGGACTTACGGAAAGTTGACCATTACGAATGTTACGACGATTTTGATTGGGAGATTCACTGGGAAACCGCAGGTGATTGTTTTGCGCGTTACCTCGTGCGCGTGCGAGAAATGCGAGAATCTCTTAAAATTATTCGTCAGGCTTGTGCTGGCATTCCAGGCGGCCCCTATGAGAACCTAGAAGCGCGACGGATGGCAGAAGGGAAAAAATCGCAATGGAACGATTTTGACTATCAATATATTGCCAAGAAAATGGCGCCTACATTCAAAATTCCTGAAGGAGAACATTATGTTCGCTTGGAAAGTGGAAAAGGAGAATTGGGCATCTTTTTAGTGGGAAATGATAATGTTTTCCCCTGGCGTTGGAAAATTCGCGCCCCTGATTTTAATAATTTACAGATTCTTCCTCACCTTTTAAAGGGCATGAAAGTTGCTGATATTATGGCAATTTTAGGAAGCATTGATGTGATTATGGGATCGGTCGATCGATGA
- a CDS encoding DUF3352 domain-containing protein, giving the protein MKFRSFLLTLITASLIFLALFAVSLNWLLQKSPLIYEKGGVVQSPTAAQFVSKQAPIMASLVVDVDRLEAYRQLRAPLQIRSRSRQELDRIKSQFLASRQLDYDRDIKPWLGEEITLAVTALDFDRDRTNGVQPGYLLVTTTDDQELAREFLQAYYSRQAVSPNTDLVFERYKGINITYRRPLQTNPDPNAGALASAVVGDHVLFANHPKVLREAINNIQVPSLSLEQALPYQKAQKTITNPRIGQLYLNLPAVAAWITQQPALPLQDNQPTLTAGVSLTPDGLKTQTALLGIGGEENRDPALTQPINALNYIPSDSVFTAAGVDLNQLWNSWQQLAVDESTTAVSQQLEASLQERLGISIPDQIFPWVKGEYAVALLPTEAEKEGNWVFVAETVAPEATKRAIEQLDEKAKQEGYSVGNLKLGEQQVTAWTVIKPNANHVNFNPKKNPVRLNAEVKGIHGKMENYQVFGTSIEAISQGITKDEDSLINREAFQSAIAQLPPENDGYLYLDWEKSQPLLEQQFPLIRIIELAGKPLFDHLQILTLASEGTETGVRKATVFLQLTSRR; this is encoded by the coding sequence ATGAAGTTTCGTTCTTTTTTACTTACTTTAATCACAGCATCTCTTATTTTCTTGGCACTTTTTGCCGTAAGTCTCAACTGGTTATTACAAAAAAGTCCCTTAATTTATGAAAAAGGCGGCGTAGTTCAATCCCCCACTGCGGCTCAATTTGTGTCGAAACAAGCACCGATTATGGCTTCTTTGGTGGTGGATGTCGATCGATTAGAAGCCTATCGGCAGTTAAGAGCGCCATTACAGATTCGATCGCGCTCCCGTCAAGAATTAGACCGCATTAAATCACAATTTCTCGCCAGTCGTCAACTAGATTACGATCGAGACATTAAACCCTGGTTAGGAGAAGAAATCACCCTCGCTGTTACCGCTTTAGACTTCGATCGCGATCGCACCAACGGCGTTCAACCAGGCTATCTTCTTGTCACCACCACCGACGATCAAGAATTAGCGAGAGAATTTCTACAAGCCTATTATTCCCGTCAAGCGGTTTCTCCCAACACCGATTTAGTTTTTGAACGCTACAAAGGGATCAACATTACCTATCGTCGTCCGTTACAAACCAACCCTGATCCCAATGCGGGAGCGTTAGCCAGCGCTGTTGTCGGTGATCATGTCTTATTTGCCAACCATCCGAAAGTTTTACGAGAAGCCATTAACAACATTCAAGTTCCCAGTTTAAGTTTAGAACAGGCGCTTCCCTACCAAAAAGCACAAAAAACCATCACCAATCCTCGCATTGGTCAACTTTACTTAAACTTACCCGCCGTTGCGGCTTGGATTACCCAACAACCAGCGCTTCCCCTACAAGACAATCAACCCACCCTCACAGCTGGGGTTTCTCTCACTCCCGATGGCTTAAAAACCCAAACCGCATTGTTAGGAATAGGAGGAGAAGAAAACCGCGATCCCGCTTTGACTCAACCGATAAACGCCTTAAACTATATTCCCAGTGATAGCGTTTTCACCGCCGCTGGTGTGGATTTAAATCAATTGTGGAACAGTTGGCAACAGTTAGCTGTGGATGAGTCAACGACTGCGGTGAGTCAACAATTAGAAGCCAGTTTACAGGAACGATTAGGGATTTCAATCCCTGATCAGATTTTTCCCTGGGTAAAAGGAGAGTATGCGGTGGCGTTACTCCCCACAGAAGCGGAAAAAGAAGGAAATTGGGTATTTGTGGCGGAAACTGTCGCCCCAGAAGCGACAAAACGCGCGATCGAGCAATTAGACGAAAAAGCGAAACAAGAGGGCTATAGCGTCGGTAATTTGAAGTTAGGAGAACAACAAGTCACCGCTTGGACAGTGATTAAACCCAATGCGAATCATGTTAACTTTAACCCGAAAAAAAATCCCGTCCGTTTGAATGCAGAAGTAAAAGGAATTCATGGGAAAATGGAGAATTACCAAGTGTTTGGAACATCTATAGAAGCCATTTCCCAAGGTATCACTAAAGATGAAGACTCATTGATCAATCGTGAAGCCTTCCAAAGCGCGATCGCACAGTTACCCCCAGAAAACGACGGCTATCTCTATCTCGACTGGGAAAAAAGCCAACCTCTCCTCGAACAACAATTCCCTCTCATTCGGATCATTGAACTGGCGGGAAAACCCCTATTTGATCATCTTCAAATTTTAACCCTTGCCAGCGAAGGAACAGAAACTGGAGTCAGAAAAGCCACCGTCTTTTTACAACTTACCTCTCGACGGTAG
- a CDS encoding TerD family protein, with product MGINLQKGQRISLKKEAPSLKKLMCGLGWDVVDRSSGLTSMFKADYDLDASVLCLDQNDKLKGNSNVVYFGNLSHQSGAITHLGDNLTGEGEGDDEQIIVDLPNVPAEISKLVFVVNIYDAVKRKHDFAQVENAFVRLVDVSNNQEIARYTLSGNDYQGKTSMILGEVYRQDDEWKMAAIGNGLELNGLQEVVNHYL from the coding sequence ATGGGAATTAATCTACAAAAGGGACAACGGATTTCACTGAAAAAAGAAGCACCTAGCTTAAAAAAATTGATGTGTGGTTTAGGTTGGGATGTGGTCGATCGATCTAGCGGTTTGACTTCAATGTTTAAGGCCGATTATGATCTAGATGCTTCGGTTTTATGTCTAGATCAAAATGATAAGCTCAAAGGCAATTCTAACGTCGTTTATTTTGGTAATCTCAGCCATCAATCAGGCGCAATTACCCATCTTGGGGATAATCTCACAGGAGAAGGAGAAGGGGATGATGAACAAATTATTGTTGATTTACCGAATGTTCCCGCAGAAATTTCTAAATTAGTATTTGTAGTTAATATCTATGATGCAGTGAAGCGCAAACATGATTTTGCTCAAGTAGAAAATGCTTTTGTGCGTTTAGTTGATGTGTCTAATAATCAAGAAATTGCTCGTTATACCCTTTCTGGAAATGATTATCAAGGAAAAACCAGCATGATTTTAGGGGAAGTTTATCGCCAAGATGACGAATGGAAAATGGCAGCAATTGGCAATGGTTTAGAACTGAACGGGTTACAAGAAGTCGTTAATCATTATTTGTAG
- a CDS encoding urease accessory protein UreF, giving the protein MVQSSQQLALLQLADSFFPSGTYTLSHGLETFVQTGEITSSQELRDMIELALWQKVGASELVALIHTHRASQQGNISAIAQIEQHLWSQTLVATTRDSLLRSGRALLSVATPVWSDSQLEALSSRESPCYGLHPIIFAVVSRAARLEENDATLAYLHGFVTGIMGAAIRLGILGHIQAQQLRLELASTMEQVSEEAAQKQLAQMGSFAPSLDIAQIEQGHLSQRSFAN; this is encoded by the coding sequence ATGGTGCAATCTTCTCAACAGTTAGCTTTACTGCAATTAGCGGATTCTTTTTTTCCTTCGGGAACTTATACCCTTTCCCATGGACTAGAAACGTTTGTCCAAACAGGTGAAATCACCTCTAGCCAAGAATTAAGAGACATGATAGAACTGGCGTTATGGCAAAAGGTGGGAGCAAGTGAACTGGTTGCCCTAATTCATACCCATCGCGCGAGTCAACAGGGAAACATCAGCGCGATCGCACAAATTGAACAACACCTTTGGTCACAAACTTTGGTCGCAACCACCCGAGACAGTCTCCTTCGCAGTGGTCGGGCTTTGTTAAGCGTTGCCACTCCTGTCTGGTCAGATTCCCAGTTAGAAGCCCTCTCATCAAGAGAAAGTCCCTGCTATGGCTTACATCCCATTATTTTTGCAGTGGTTAGTCGAGCTGCAAGGTTAGAGGAAAATGATGCTACTTTAGCCTATCTTCATGGCTTTGTGACTGGAATAATGGGAGCTGCTATTCGGTTAGGGATTTTAGGACATATACAAGCTCAACAGTTGCGGTTAGAATTAGCTTCTACTATGGAACAAGTCTCAGAAGAGGCGGCGCAAAAACAATTAGCCCAAATGGGGTCGTTTGCCCCAAGTTTAGACATTGCCCAAATTGAACAAGGGCATCTCTCTCAACGTTCCTTTGCTAATTAG
- a CDS encoding urease accessory protein UreE → MWTARHYFGNIQDHPELKHQIQQKTYLEVEITPEENRKGRIYTQTRQGNPIGIIKERFQSLREGDIFQTDQGHWLLISLQRETVMVVQWDSQRPYQLQDFINFGHVLGNHHYPIQVQENCLYIKLVTEPKMMEALIHSLGIPGLEIRYEEYQADTLTFYSNSARKPSI, encoded by the coding sequence ATGTGGACAGCCCGTCATTATTTCGGCAATATTCAAGATCATCCTGAGTTAAAGCATCAAATTCAGCAAAAAACTTATTTAGAGGTAGAAATTACCCCAGAAGAGAACCGTAAAGGGCGCATTTATACCCAAACCCGACAAGGAAACCCCATAGGCATTATTAAAGAGCGATTTCAGTCTTTACGAGAGGGTGATATTTTTCAAACGGATCAAGGACATTGGTTGCTGATTTCGTTACAACGGGAAACGGTGATGGTTGTGCAATGGGATTCTCAGAGACCTTATCAACTTCAGGATTTTATTAATTTTGGTCACGTTTTAGGGAATCATCATTATCCCATTCAGGTTCAAGAAAACTGCCTTTATATCAAACTGGTGACAGAACCAAAAATGATGGAAGCCCTAATTCACTCCTTGGGGATTCCGGGCTTAGAAATTCGTTATGAGGAATACCAAGCCGATACATTGACTTTTTACAGTAACTCAGCCAGAAAGCCCTCGATTTGA
- a CDS encoding urease accessory protein UreD produces the protein MTLHLQLKVGEDVQGYSQAMRTYATYPFRLSPPLMLSSKDRHCLYLYLMNTAPGWLAGDRCFGEITLAKNSHLFLTDQAATKVHTMPNLEQSAQLTHCVTLAEGAFLEWLPEPIILYQDACFQQKSEITIADNSGFAISEILIPGRLARGESYQFRHYSNQFIVKNQQGKCLFQDSGQLLGKKNPLRKSHLLAALPIMGTLYLVPPKAITLSVLQEKLQILLKDYSKDLKVGVSTLPNCEGLLIRLLASHASDSLYYIKEAVSLFRHFLGLPTLPEIPK, from the coding sequence ATGACTCTACATTTACAGTTAAAAGTGGGTGAAGATGTTCAAGGTTATTCCCAAGCCATGCGGACTTATGCAACCTATCCGTTTCGTCTGTCTCCCCCTCTGATGCTATCTTCTAAGGATCGACACTGTCTTTATCTCTATCTGATGAATACTGCGCCGGGCTGGCTAGCAGGCGATCGCTGTTTTGGTGAAATCACCCTTGCCAAAAATAGCCATTTATTTCTTACAGATCAAGCGGCGACTAAAGTTCATACCATGCCTAACCTTGAACAATCAGCACAATTAACCCATTGCGTTACTCTTGCTGAGGGGGCTTTTCTAGAATGGCTACCAGAGCCCATTATCCTTTATCAAGATGCTTGTTTTCAGCAAAAATCGGAAATTACCATTGCTGACAACTCAGGATTTGCCATCAGTGAAATTCTTATCCCCGGACGGCTTGCGCGAGGAGAATCTTATCAATTTCGCCATTACAGTAATCAATTCATTGTGAAGAATCAACAGGGGAAATGTCTTTTTCAAGATTCAGGTCAACTATTGGGCAAGAAAAATCCCTTGAGAAAGAGTCATCTTTTAGCAGCATTGCCGATTATGGGAACGCTTTATTTAGTCCCCCCGAAGGCAATTACACTATCTGTCTTACAAGAGAAATTACAAATATTGCTAAAAGACTACAGCAAGGATTTGAAAGTAGGGGTTTCAACCCTACCCAACTGTGAAGGATTACTGATTCGTTTACTAGCCAGTCATGCTAGTGATAGTCTCTACTATATCAAGGAAGCGGTCAGTCTCTTTCGCCATTTTTTAGGATTACCAACGTTACCGGAGATACCCAAGTAA
- the ureG gene encoding urease accessory protein UreG, which produces MMESPSVARLGIGGPVGSGKTALIENLVPRLREKEIELAIVTNDLLTQQDADRLKRGSLLPPDRIWGVETGSCPHTAIREDPSMNLLAIADLEKRFPDLDLILVESGGDNLASTFSYDLVDAYIFVLDVGAGDDIPSKRGPGFTQADLVVINKIDLAPYVGADLKIIREEATANRQGKPVIYTNCKTGEGLSSVMEFIFQTLLFVDSVSL; this is translated from the coding sequence ATGATGGAAAGCCCTTCTGTTGCTCGCTTAGGGATTGGTGGCCCCGTGGGGAGTGGGAAAACAGCGTTAATTGAAAACTTAGTCCCACGACTCCGAGAAAAGGAGATTGAGTTGGCAATTGTCACCAATGATTTACTCACTCAGCAAGACGCGGATCGATTGAAACGGGGGAGTTTGTTGCCGCCAGACCGCATTTGGGGGGTAGAAACAGGAAGTTGCCCTCATACGGCGATTCGTGAAGATCCTTCTATGAATTTACTCGCGATCGCTGATTTAGAAAAACGCTTTCCAGACCTAGATTTAATTTTAGTGGAAAGTGGTGGCGATAATTTAGCCTCAACGTTTAGCTATGATTTGGTAGATGCCTATATTTTTGTCCTTGATGTGGGGGCAGGAGATGATATTCCTTCTAAGCGCGGCCCTGGCTTTACGCAAGCTGATTTAGTGGTGATTAATAAAATTGATTTAGCGCCATACGTAGGGGCAGATCTCAAGATAATTCGAGAAGAAGCAACTGCCAATCGGCAAGGAAAACCTGTTATTTACACCAACTGTAAAACTGGGGAGGGCTTATCTTCTGTGATGGAATTTATTTTCCAAACCTTATTATTTGTTGATTCGGTTTCGCTATGA